The bacterium genomic sequence GAATAGTGAATGGAACCATCAACGTACCTGAAATTACTATTCACAGTTCACGTTTCACGGCTTTTTCTGAAATGATCAAACCCGCCATCCGGTCCGGTCTCCACTTCAGAGCCATCCCTGAGGACACGCACACCCTTTCCCGGTACCGTACGACCAATGGGAACAGCCGCGATCTCTTCTTTTTCAAGGACCCTCATCAACTTCTTTTCATTTTCAGGTTTTACCGTGAACAAAAGGCTGTAATCCTCACCTCCCCTGAGCGCCCACCTGTAGGGGTCCAGGTCGTTAGCCGAGGCAAGTTTCCTGATAGGGGTACTCAGCGGGATACTCTCCAGTTCCAGTACGGCACTCACCTTGCTGCGTTTACAGATATGACCCAGATCCTGGAGAAGCCCGTCACTCACATCAATGGCACAGTGTGAAATGCCGGCTTCCAGCAAGATCCTTCCCATCCGGACCTGAGGCAGCGGCCTGTTGTGACTTTTAATAAGGAATTGGGCACCCTGTTCGTCCACCTTCGTGGTTTGACCCAGGAGGATGGAAAGGCCTGCGGCTGAATCCCCCACCGGACCGCACAGCCAGATCGTTTCCCCCGGCACAGCAGAATCTCTTCGCAATACTCTCCCGGCGGGAGCGGTACCAATTACCGTTACACTGATAAGCCATCCTTGAGGGGAGGATACAGTGTCGCCGCCAGAAAGAGGGACACCCTCCCCCACTTCCATGAATCCATCCATGAAGGTGTCGATAGTTTCTACCTCCATGTCCGGAGGGAGCCCGAAGGAAAGGAAGGATTGGGCAGGTGTGGCGCCCATAGCGGCGATATCGCTGAGGTTCACCGCATGGGATTTGAACCCCAGGTCGAAGGGGTCGATGGAATCCCTGAGAAAATGTACGCCCTCAACAAGCATGTCTGTGGTCGTGACGATCTGTTTGCGGGGGCCGACGTCGAGTACAGATGCGTCGTCACCGATCCCGATCACGACAGGATAGGAATTGCGGCCCGCCTTTGCGTGGATCCTTTCGATGAGACCGAATTCGCCTATATCTTTGATCTTCATTATTGCGCTTCCCCGCATTTGGTGAACAGTGGACCGTGAATAGTGAATGGGTAATCATGCAGGGGATCTTTTCTTTCTGTTCACCGTTCACGTTTCACTTTTCACTAACGGACATTAAAATTTCCAGCATCGTTTTACACCGCTCTTCGATATTTTCAGCACTCACAATATACGACACCACCGCAACACCATCTGCCCCGGCTGAAATGACTTCTCCTGCGTTCCTGTCGTTGATTCCGCCGATGGCAACTATTGGCAAGGGACTGGCTGCGGCGAGCCGTGAAACCCCCTCGAGACCAAGAGGTACGCCCAGGTCAGTTTTCGTACCGGTAGGAAACACACCGTTAGCCCCCAGATAATCGGCCCCGGCCTCTTCGGCTTCCTTCGCTTCCTGGGTGGTTGTGACTGAGATACCGATAATAAA encodes the following:
- the thiL gene encoding thiamine-phosphate kinase gives rise to the protein MKIKDIGEFGLIERIHAKAGRNSYPVVIGIGDDASVLDVGPRKQIVTTTDMLVEGVHFLRDSIDPFDLGFKSHAVNLSDIAAMGATPAQSFLSFGLPPDMEVETIDTFMDGFMEVGEGVPLSGGDTVSSPQGWLISVTVIGTAPAGRVLRRDSAVPGETIWLCGPVGDSAAGLSILLGQTTKVDEQGAQFLIKSHNRPLPQVRMGRILLEAGISHCAIDVSDGLLQDLGHICKRSKVSAVLELESIPLSTPIRKLASANDLDPYRWALRGGEDYSLLFTVKPENEKKLMRVLEKEEIAAVPIGRTVPGKGVRVLRDGSEVETGPDGGFDHFRKSRET
- the thiE gene encoding thiamine phosphate synthase; its protein translation is MKKFDPTFYLVTDPDLSLGRPEEEIVRRAVAAGVTMVQYRDKNTTTKRMIEKTRLLAELCRPAGAALIVNDRLDVAMAGGANGVHLGQDDMLLPDARRIAGENFIIGISVTTTQEAKEAEEAGADYLGANGVFPTGTKTDLGVPLGLEGVSRLAAASPLPIVAIGGINDRNAGEVISAGADGVAVVSYIVSAENIEERCKTMLEILMSVSEK